A genome region from Stenotrophomonas maltophilia includes the following:
- a CDS encoding DMT family transporter has translation MERSASGWINGFIGVVIFAGSLPATRLAVLQLDAGFVTAARATIAAILGLGLLLLLRQPFPRRSDLPGLAVVSLGVVVGFPLLTALALRHASSAHTIVFLGLLPLSTAVFGVLRGGDRPRPAFWLFSLLGSACVVGYAARNGIEASLQADLLMLAAIVVCGLGYAEGGRLARHLGGWQVISWALLLALPVMLPLTVLTRPPSFVEVGASAWWALGYVAVFSMLLGFLFWYRGLAQGGIAAVGQLQLLQPFFGLALAALLLHEAVSVSMVLVTVVAVICVAGARRFSR, from the coding sequence GTGGAACGGTCGGCGAGTGGTTGGATCAATGGCTTCATCGGTGTGGTCATCTTTGCGGGCTCGTTGCCGGCCACCCGCCTGGCCGTGCTGCAGCTGGACGCCGGGTTCGTCACCGCCGCACGCGCCACCATCGCCGCCATACTCGGCCTCGGCCTGTTGCTGCTGTTGCGCCAACCCTTTCCGCGACGCAGCGACCTGCCCGGGTTGGCGGTGGTCAGCCTTGGCGTGGTGGTCGGCTTCCCGCTGCTGACCGCGCTTGCCCTGCGCCACGCCTCATCAGCGCACACCATCGTGTTCCTCGGCCTGTTGCCGCTGAGTACTGCGGTGTTCGGCGTACTGCGCGGTGGCGATCGGCCGCGCCCGGCGTTCTGGCTGTTCTCGCTGCTGGGCAGTGCCTGCGTGGTCGGCTATGCCGCGCGCAACGGCATTGAGGCCTCGTTGCAGGCCGACCTGCTGATGCTGGCGGCGATCGTGGTGTGTGGACTGGGCTACGCGGAAGGCGGTCGGCTCGCCCGCCATCTCGGCGGCTGGCAAGTGATCAGCTGGGCGCTGCTGCTGGCACTGCCGGTGATGCTGCCGCTGACGGTGCTGACGCGCCCGCCCTCGTTCGTTGAGGTGGGGGCATCCGCGTGGTGGGCGCTGGGCTACGTGGCGGTGTTCAGCATGCTGCTCGGGTTCCTGTTCTGGTATCGCGGGCTGGCCCAGGGCGGTATCGCCGCGGTCGGCCAGCTGCAGCTGCTGCAACCGTTCTTCGGCCTGGCGCTGGCTGCGCTGTTGCTGCATGAAGCGGTCAGCGTCAGCATGGTGCTGGTGACCGTGGTCGCGGTGATCTGCGTCGCCGGCGCGCGCCGTTTCAGCCGCTGA
- a CDS encoding LysR substrate-binding domain-containing protein translates to MDSISALLAFVRTAEAGSIVGAARVLGLSASAVGKRIARLEQELGTRLFHRTTRRVHLTDEGELLLQRCRRALDELSEAQADLAQRQHAPSGLLRIGLPTIGYRFLLPVLPGFQQRYPQVQLELDFNDRIVDVVSEGLDAVIRSGELADSSLTARRLGGFRFILCAAPGYLQAHGTPGDVSDLRMHAALRFRYPTTGKLHPWQLPGVEGDAGARLTTAMTCNNMEAVLAAAIGCMGLAWMPDFLAADALADGHLQQVLPALPTHKGQFSLLWPGGRHPSARLRVFIDYAAAHLFRDAPSPFVFSG, encoded by the coding sequence ATGGACTCCATCTCCGCCCTGCTTGCCTTCGTTCGTACCGCCGAGGCCGGCAGCATCGTCGGCGCCGCACGCGTGCTCGGCCTGTCCGCCTCGGCGGTCGGCAAGCGCATCGCCCGCCTTGAACAGGAACTCGGCACCCGCCTGTTCCATCGCACCACCCGCCGCGTGCACCTCACCGACGAAGGCGAACTGCTGCTGCAGCGCTGCCGGCGTGCACTGGACGAGCTTTCCGAAGCACAGGCGGACCTGGCACAGCGCCAGCATGCCCCCAGCGGACTGCTGCGCATCGGCCTGCCCACCATCGGCTACCGCTTCCTGCTGCCGGTGCTGCCCGGCTTCCAGCAACGTTATCCGCAGGTGCAGCTGGAACTGGACTTCAACGACCGGATCGTCGATGTGGTCAGCGAAGGCTTGGATGCAGTGATACGCAGCGGTGAACTGGCCGACTCCAGCCTGACCGCACGGCGGCTGGGCGGCTTCCGTTTCATCCTCTGTGCGGCGCCGGGCTATCTGCAGGCGCACGGCACTCCCGGCGACGTGAGCGATCTGCGCATGCATGCGGCTCTGCGCTTCCGCTACCCGACTACCGGGAAGCTGCATCCCTGGCAGCTGCCGGGGGTGGAAGGCGATGCGGGCGCACGCCTTACGACGGCGATGACCTGCAACAACATGGAAGCCGTGCTGGCCGCCGCCATCGGTTGCATGGGCCTGGCCTGGATGCCTGACTTCCTTGCCGCCGACGCATTAGCCGACGGCCACCTGCAACAGGTGCTGCCCGCGCTGCCCACGCACAAGGGGCAGTTCTCGCTGCTATGGCCCGGTGGACGCCATCCCAGTGCGCGCCTGCGGGTGTTCATCGATTATGCTGCCGCACACCTTTTCCGCGACGCTCCGTCCCCGTTTGTGTTCAGCGGCTGA